A genomic window from Acidimicrobiia bacterium includes:
- a CDS encoding tRNA (adenine-N1)-methyltransferase, producing the protein MSEAFRVGDMCLLIDGRGRRYLVDLRIGGSFQFHAGVVPHDSLIGSGPGAVVRTATGARIVALRPRLADYVLKMDRGAQVVYPKDLGPIVHWADVTPGQLVVEAGTGSGALAMALLRAVGPGGTVVSVERRADHLDHARKTIGRFLGGIPDNLLLVEGLVEDVLAHHRPDRVVLDLPEPWSVVEPAVATLRAGGIFCAYLPTVPQVQKLHDELHVSRRFVGIESFEVMHRDWQIDGRSVRPKSQMVGHTGFLTVAMLSEFLAAESL; encoded by the coding sequence TTGAGCGAAGCGTTTCGCGTCGGGGACATGTGCCTGTTGATCGACGGGCGGGGCCGGCGATACCTCGTCGATCTTCGGATCGGGGGCTCGTTCCAGTTCCACGCCGGAGTGGTACCTCACGACAGCCTCATCGGGTCGGGGCCAGGTGCGGTGGTGCGGACGGCCACCGGAGCCCGGATCGTGGCACTGCGGCCCCGTCTTGCCGACTATGTCCTCAAGATGGATCGGGGCGCTCAGGTGGTGTACCCGAAGGATCTGGGGCCAATCGTCCACTGGGCCGACGTCACCCCCGGCCAGTTGGTGGTCGAGGCGGGCACCGGGTCGGGCGCCCTGGCGATGGCGCTGTTGCGGGCGGTCGGCCCGGGAGGCACGGTGGTGAGCGTCGAGCGCCGCGCCGACCACCTCGATCACGCCCGCAAGACGATCGGCCGGTTCCTCGGCGGGATACCCGACAATCTCCTGTTGGTCGAGGGCCTGGTAGAGGATGTCCTAGCGCACCACCGGCCCGATCGCGTGGTGCTCGATCTGCCGGAGCCCTGGTCGGTGGTCGAGCCCGCGGTGGCCACCCTCAGAGCCGGGGGAATCTTCTGCGCCTATCTCCCGACCGTTCCCCAGGTGCAGAAGCTTCATGACGAACTGCACGTGAGCCGGCGGTTCGTGGGAATCGAGTCGTTCGAGGTGATGCACCGGGACTGGCAGATCGACGGCCGCTCGGTGCGGCCCAAGAGCCAGATGGTGGGACACACCGGCTTCCTAACCGTGGCGATGCTGAGCGAGTTCCTGGCGGCCGAGAGCCTGTAG